In Vigna angularis cultivar LongXiaoDou No.4 chromosome 8, ASM1680809v1, whole genome shotgun sequence, the DNA window ttatttttataatttcttattagGTGCTGTGTAGATAATTATCAGGttataacaaaagaaaagtgattGCAATGACTGCATTTAAAAATTGATGGTTTCCATGACTTGGGGAATATATACTTAAATTAAAGTCACCTTTCCTTTTCCAATGTGCTTTATTGTTCCATTTAAAAAGCTTTTCTTTGGCCTTGGTTGTTAGCTTTtgtattttattctcttttcctTTGGACGAATGGAGAGTGTTAGCATTTCCTATTAGTTctttagaataaaaaagaagCTTCTTCACGATGCTTGCTTTGTGTGTTATGTTTAAAGAGTGAAAGAATTTATAtacaatgcaaaagaaaaattattcaagACTAAATGCTGTTGATTTTGAATTGTTCAATTACATGAGTTATAGTGGAAGAACTCAGTTATGGTGCCAGAATAGACGTTTTTCTAATGATTTCATGTGATTTTATCAAGATCTTTAATCAGCTGATATCATTCATTAAGGTAACAGGTAGTGATTCCATGCGTACTTCGATTTTCTAGTGTTACCAACATTACTAAGCCATTTGGGTAAGTGAAAATGGCACAGAAGTAAAATTTCTGGACCATTCACAAATAGTGGTTTGTAAAGGGTCCTACAGtaaattttttgtgattttctCTCATGACATAGATTATGTAAGTAACCTGATATAATTCAAATACCTGCAATACATTCCTCTTATTTTCCTGTGCATTAAAACCAATTTAGCAGACCATGGTGATTGTGTGTAacatgctttttcttttcctatttttggatttttagaCACTCTCAGCTGCGGACCTCCGTGACCCTCAAATATCTGCTTTGGTAGCATCTAAGATGAGAGAGTTTCACAATCTTCACATGCCTGGTACAAAGAAAGCACAGCTTTGGCAGCGATTGaggtaattaaataatagatatcaggctacttttaaaaaaaaatttatattgttatatacaattatatatgcTCTCTATGTTCAATCAGGAAATGGCATAGTCATGCCAAAAGTTTGTGCTCTCCAAAAGATATTAAGAATTTTGGCCTGGAACATCTAGATACTGAAATAAATATGCTTGTGGAGTTGCTATCACAAGGATATCAAGAGATTGGTTTTTGTCACAATGATCTTCAATATGGTAACATAATGATGGATGAAGATACAAGGGCAATCACTTTAATTGTAAGCTTTATTGCTgcattttagttatttattctattttattggCTTTGTTGgtgttctttttaaaaattatggcAATGTAAGATATTAGCTACTTTGCTAActtttaaaaacttgttttcTAACTTCCATGAAAATGGTAACTGGTGATACCACTTTACTCCAAAATGTGCCAATCAAATAGGGATTATTTGGGTGTCAAATAAGAAATACTAGTACCTCTTggtcaaaaaataaatataagaattgCAACTGAATattgttttttcatatttcatctGTCATATCGTTTTTATGATGATTTTTTCATTCCTATTTGTTTTTCAATGACACAGGACTACGAATATGCCAGTTACAACCCTGTTGCATACGATCTAGCAAATCATTTCTGTGAAATGGTGGCAAACTATCACAATGACCAACCTCATGTTCTTGACTACACTAAATATCCCGGTAAGTTAATACTTGATATATTTTACAGCCTCCATTATATTTTACAGCCTCCATTACATTTTACACTGCTTCATTTGCTTCctaataatacttattttattgagATCACTCTTCTGACACGATAAATGGTATAACAGGTCTTGAAGAGCGTCAAAggtttgtttataattatttgagttcTGAAGGTTAGTCCACTAAATTTTTACTCCAACATACcacaaaaaatacatattattggCAGAGATCTGGATTTAGGTAACTGCTATTGATCTATTCTCAGCTGAAAGAATTAACTTACTCTACAATTTGGTTGACCTCTGATATCACTcaatcttatgtttttttttagtttctatactttgattgtaattaaaataaagtatgaAGCTTGTTTTAAGTTGAATAtccaattttatattacttcaaagaaattatttacttttgttaaaatttcttctaaaagtcacaactaaatttatttttaattggttgCCATTGTAAAATTCCTTAgactaatgaaaataataaactcTTGAAATACAACAGGGAATATCATGCTTGTCATAAGTATGAACTGTAACAACGTTTACATTATTGATAAGTCTGTCCTTGCAGATGTGGAGCATGCATTGCATGCATTTGTTTAACTTATTCGTAGGCACGATGCAAGTCTCCCTTATCTCTTCAACTTCAATGTGAATgtaatttaagaatttttacCAACTTTATTTGAAAACTTATACAGGTAAGGAACCAAGCAGCAGTGAAGTGGAACAGCTACTTAATCTTGCAGAAAAATACACTCTTGCCAACCATCTATTTTGGGGCTTATGGGGACTTATTTCGGTATGCTATGCTTTTCCTTCGAAACATGTTTTCATCCCTTATGTCAAATTTCAGTAAAATTTAGTCTCTAACTATGAACAAATCGATGTCACTTACAAATGTAGGGACTAATCACTTTTGATGAATGAGAATTAAATGTGCAACTTTATTGTTCTTACAAAGGtcattaaaatgtattaaagttgtACTAGAACCAAAATTTGAGACGCAAAAAATGTATTAccctttttattcttctttctgGTTACTCCAAAGATACTTTTGTTTGCTTAGTGTGTTGCTATGTGTGCTGTAGAGTTATGTCAACACAATTGACTTTGACTACAAGGAGTATGCAAGGCAGAGGTTTCAGCAGTACTGGTTGAAGAAGGCTACTTTATTGGACTCTCCAAGCGTCATTTCGGAACATGGAATGGTCAAAGGTTCACACCATTGACATGATTGCTTCTTTTGTACTTAGTGTAGTTCTCCTTGGTATGTATGGATTAATAATGTAGATAGGAATGCAGTGATGCATAAAAtctgtaaataaataataagtataaTGTGTGATGGGTTTTTCCTATATTAAAACAGTTGTTATAATCCCTCCGTTTGGAATAGGTTCAGGAATGAAAGGAAAATGTCTAGTTGTGTTGTCATTTGCTTGAGTATTATGCTGTGAGAAATGTATggtaattatataaatatgaagaGCAGCCTAATTTTTGCCACATGTTTTGGAATTGAATCTTGTGTTTGtttatcttacaaaaaaattaatgattattatATTACAACTAAATACAAAAGGAAGAATcacttaaaataatgaaaagcaTATGATGTCATAGAAAGTGagaaattatatcaaattagtGATTACAACCAAATGACAGTTGGCTTGTTAAGTACAGATGGTATGTTCCTATTGTTGTCCTTTAACGAAGCATAGTTGCTGATAGCTGTGGTCACAGTGATGTTCAGTTTTGTTCTTATGTTGTGTCATGTGATATTTAGACACGTTTTAAATCAAACAACGtattaattacataattcaTCACATCATTCATAATGTCCATCCACTACATAATGTAGAGTATTCCCCTGTTAtcaataaactatttttacatATCAAATTAAGTCAGGATTattttttgaacaattttttgAACAATATGACATTGTgtgaaatttattatatatatagttgctGTTTATAAGCGTCAAGAAGTGTAAGTGATAGGTTTCTGATTAAGAAACCTAATCAAGAACTCTCTAAAATGTCTACGTCTCACATAACAGAAAGATAAcaagaatgaaaacaaaactGTCTACGTCTCACAGAACAGAAAGATAACAAGAATGGAAACAAAACTGTGCGTTATTCACAAAAGAATGGTATGTACACTTACAGATACAAGGGCTTAACCCCTTTCACAGGACAAAGCTTGTTAACACTTCAACTATCAAAAAGTCCCTTTCCTACTAAACACCTAACCCTTTATACAACCGTCATTCCCGCCCTTCCTAAGTATAATAAGCAGTTAGGttatttaactatataattCTCTTCCTTCTCATGTCTTCTCATTCTTATCATTGCCTGAAGttcaaccttgtccccaaggttgaaatCTGGGTACTATTCTCGGATAACAACTTTCTCTTCTCATGTCGCCCCATCTTATCCTCCTTCCTGCCATTCTATCAATAGCTGTGGTacttcctcttctcctttttgTGTTAATCTCCTTCCCAGCACCTTAACCGGCCAAAATGAGGGTCCATTAGCCTGCAAATCTGGAGGCAACTCCTTCTCCACTCTTTGTTCTCCTATTTCCTTCTTCAATTGTGATACATG includes these proteins:
- the LOC108345915 gene encoding probable choline kinase 3, which encodes MAIKAIELLKGGENHEEIMEVLAAVAADLGDVIDDLNSLLVKPLKGAMTNEVFEVNWPTKSDGHQRKVLVRLYGEGIEVFFNRVDEIQTFESMSKHGQGPRLLGRFTTGRVEEFIHAKTLSAADLRDPQISALVASKMREFHNLHMPGTKKAQLWQRLRKWHSHAKSLCSPKDIKNFGLEHLDTEINMLVELLSQGYQEIGFCHNDLQYGNIMMDEDTRAITLIDYEYASYNPVAYDLANHFCEMVANYHNDQPHVLDYTKYPGLEERQRFVYNYLSSEGKEPSSSEVEQLLNLAEKYTLANHLFWGLWGLISSYVNTIDFDYKEYARQRFQQYWLKKATLLDSPSVISEHGMVKGSHH